Part of the Clostridium sporogenes genome, TTGTTTAAACTAGATTACCAAATAAACTATTTTAAAAAATTACTAAAAACTTATAATGAAATATTATGTATGAATGAAAGAGATTATTTAAAGTTTATATACAATTCAGAGAAACATAATATAAATAAAAGATTACGTATTATAAGAGTAAAAAATTAGAATTTTATTCATAAAATATACTATTTAAACATTATGTTCTACTGTTGACATAAATAATATAAAAAAGTAAACTATTAATGGTAGTTTTAAAGGAGGATTTTGAGTATGGATTTTTTAGAAAAGATAGATAGCTACGCTGAAACGGATAGAATAGCTCAAATATATAAAGAAGATATATTAACCTATAAAGAGCTTAAAGAAAAATCAGATGCTTTAGCTTGTTATTTTATAGAAAAATTAAAAGATAATAAGAAACCTATTATTATATATGGTCATAAAAATAAAGAAATTATTATTTCTTTTTTAGCTTGTGCTAAAGCAGGACACGCATATATACCAGTAGATACTACTTTCCCAGTAAAAAGAGTATATGATATTATAGAAAATTCTGATTGTAAAATTGTGTTGAATTTTAGTGAAGAAGTTATAAAATATGATGATATTGAAGTTATAAATTTAAATTCTATATATAATATTTTTGAAAATTTTAAAGAGGTAAAGCTTGAAGTTGATAATAAAATTAAGGATGAGGATTTGTTTTATATATTATATACTTCTGGAAGTACAGGAAAACCTAAAGGTGTTAAGATAACAAAGAAATGTGTTGAAAATTTTGTAACATGGTTTCAAAATGAATGTAGAATAGAAGAGGAATATGGAACATTTATGAATCAAGTATCCTATTCTTTTGATGTTTCTGTTATAAGTTTGTATATAGGTTTATCAAATGGAAAAACTCTATATGTAATAGACAAGCATATGATTAATAACTTTCAAGAACTTTTCCATAATTTTTCTAAATCAAAAATTTCTCTTTGGATTTCAACTCCATCTTTTTTAGAAATGTGTATAGTAGATAATAAGTTTAATGAAGAGTTATTACCATACTTAGAAAAGATAGTAGTTGCTGGAGAGGTATTAACTAAAAATTTAGCAAATAAAATATTTGAGAATTTCCCTAAAGTTAAACTTATAAATGGATATGGACCAACAGAAACTACTGTATTAGTAACTTCTACAGAAATTACTAAGGAACTTATAGATAAAGATGAAAGTATTCCAATAGGTTATTGTGGTAAAAATATAATTTTAAATATTAAAGATGAAAATGAGAAAAATATAAAAGAAGACTGTAAAAAGGGGGAATTACATGTAGCTGGAGAAAGTGTAAGTACAGGATACTATAATAATGATGAAAATACTAAAACATCTTTTTATAATGACTATATAGATGGAAATCTAGTAAGAGTATATAAGACTGGAGATTTAGTATATAAGAAGAATGGATTATTATATTATTGTGGAAGAAAAGACTTTCAGGTGAAATTAAATGGTTTTAGAATAGAGCTAGAAGATATTGAAAAAAATTTATTGAAAATTGATTTTGTAGAAAATGCAATAGTATTGCCTGTGAAAAAAGAAACAAAAATTGTTTGTTTGGCTGCTTTTGTAAAATTAAATAAACAGTTTGAATTAAAAAACTTTCAAATTGCAATGAAAATAAAAGATGAACTTAATAAATTAATTCCAAATTATATGGTTCCAAGAAAAATAAAAATAAAAGAAAAGTTTCAGTTAAATGTTAATGGTAAGATTGACAGAAAATTATTGCTGGAGGAGTTATAATGATACCGTATAGTAACTTATTATTTTTTTATATAATGTTTGTATTGTTAATACCAGCTATTCTTTTAGGAATATATGAAAAACCTATAAAGAAATATGGGTTGATTGTGAACATGTTTATGATATTTTTATTTGTAAAGTCCAATAAAATAGAATGGATTTGTTTAATAGCTTTTTACATTGGACAAATTATATTAGTAAAAGCATATATTTATATTAGAAAAAAAACTGATAATATATGGATAATGAGAACAATTTTATTATTAAGTTTAATACCATTAATATTGGTTAAATTTAATAGATTTATAACTGTTAGGACTATAGGATTTATAGGAATATCTTATGTAACATTTAGAACTATAGAAATATTGATAGAAATATATGATGGCCTAATTAAGGATATAAATTTATTAGAATATACTTATTTTATATTATTTTTCCCAACTGTATCTAGTGGGCCTATTGATAGATTTAGAAGGTTTAAAAAAGATATACATAAAAAAATAACAAGAAGAGAATATATAGAAGAATTTCTTAGTGTAGGTATAAGAAAAATATTTATAGGTGTTTTATATAAATTTATAATGGCTGCACTTATATCAAATCTTTGGATGGACAAGATTCCTAAAGTTCATAACCTATATAATACTTTAAGTTATATGTATTGTTATAGCTTATATTTATTTTTTGATTTTGCAGGATATAGTTTAATGGCTATAGGTGCAGGGTATATTTTAGGAATTAAAGTACCAGACAACTTTAATAAACCTTTTATTAGCAAGGATATAAAAGAATTTTGGAACAGATGGCATATGTCATTGTCTTTCTGGTTTAGGGATTTTATATATACTAGATTTGTAATGAATTCTATGAGAAAGAAGAGGTTTAAAAGTAGATATACGTCTTCTTATATAGGATATTTTATAACAATGTTAGTAATGGGAATATGGCATGGCATATATATACATTATTTAGTATATGGATTATATGAAGGTATTTTATTAGCAGGAACAGATTATTTTCAAAAAAATAGTAAGTTTTATAAAAAGAACAAAAAGAAAAAATGGTTTAAATATCTATCTGTATTTATAACTTTTAACTTAGTATGTTTTGGATTATTAATATTTTCAGGATATTTATATAATAAATAATTAAAATTTAAGGAGGAGTTTTAAGATGGAACAAAAAATTTTAGATATTTTAGTAGATGTATGTGGAGATGATGAAGTTATAGAAGACAAAGACATAAATTTATTCGATTCAGGTTTTTTAGACTCTTTAGGAGTAATAGAACTATTACTTCAAATTGAAGAGGTATTAAATTTAAAAATACAACCAACAGAAATAACTAGACAGGATATACAAACTCCAAATAAGGTTATTGAATTAATATTAAAGAGGGTTTAAAGAAAATGAAAAGATTAGTAGCGACTTTTTTGGGGGCAATTTTATTTTTTACATCTATATTTATATTGAATTATTCTTTAGAAAAAAAGATTAATAAATTTTATTCAGATGACATATCTGTTATATATGGGAATACCGTTAAAGATAAAGGGATAATCTTGCAAAAAGAATCTATAAATAGAAATGATTTAATTATGTATGGATCCTCTGAATTAGGTGTAAATATAGAACAAAATCCCACTAATTTTTTCCCTAATAAAGGCAATAAATTTGTTGTTGATATAATAGGAAGAGGTAATTGTCAAAGCTTGAAACATGGGATTAATTTTGGAGCATTAGAAAATAAATTAAATAATAGAAAAGGTGTATTTGTAGTCTCATTACAGTGGTTTACAGATTCAGGTGTAGAGCCTGATAAATTTTTAATGAATTTTTCAGAAATACAATTTTATAATATTATGCACAATAAACAAGTAAAAAAAGAAACTAAGAAAAAAATTTGTAATAGAGTATATAATTTAATTAAAGGTGATAAAAACTTTGAACATATTTCTATATATTGTAAACTGTATAATAGTGATAATCCTATAAAAAATGCATTGCTTATAGGAATGAAACCATATTACAAGTTAAAAGAATTAATAGCTAGAACAGAAGATAATATTAAATCCTATGGGCTTGTTATGAAGTATAAAGACAAGAATAAGTCTAAATCAAATAATAATTTAAATGATATTCAATGGAATAAAGAATATGACAAAGCTGAAAAACAAGGGAAAGAGCAGGCTAATAATAATGAGTTTTATATATATAATGAATATTTTAATAAATATTTTAAAAGTAAATTAAGAGAATTGAAGAATGGTTCCCAAAATACTGATATATTAAATTCAGAGGAATTTGAAGATTTGAATTTAATGTTAGATATATGTAAAGATATTAATTTTAAGCCTGTATTTATATTAATGCCAACCAATGGAAGATGGTATGATTATATTGGAGTAAATAAAGATAAAAGAGTTCAATTTTATAAAAAAGCTTCTAATATAATAAGAAAAAAAGGATTTGAAGTTTATAGTTATGAAGAATATGAATATAAACCGTATTTTATGAAAGATGGTATGCATTTAGGTTGGAAAGGATGGTTAACTGTCGATGAAACCATTAGCAAATATTATAAAAAAGATTAAAAATAGTATTATTTTTAATTCTATAGTTTATTTTATAATATTATTTTCTATATTAATGATAAGCATTACTTTTGCTAGAGAATGTAGTTATGTTTATTCACAATTTTAACAATATATAGTTGTTTTAAAAAAGTTTTAGGAAATGTTTTTATATTTAGTTTATAAGCTAAGTATAAAAATAATACAAATAAAAGATTTATTTATTATAAAATAAATAATATAAAAAATAAAATCTATGAAATTAAAGTGTTAAGCTTATATTTCATAGATTTTTTATTTCAAAATAAAATCTATATTTTGGAGTGAAATCACAAGCGTAGTTTTTCAGATGAGCCTTTGTCCACTCTTATTTTACAATTTTTATATATTCAACCTCAGGATCCTCTGTACCTTGTACGTATAATCCGGTTTCTTTTAGCCTTTCCACATAATCTACAATTTCTTGTGTTATTATTTCCCCAGGACATAATACTGGAATTCCTGGTGGATAAGCCATTAAAAATTCTCCACTTACTTTTCCAACACTATCTTTTAAAAGTACACATTCTTTAACACCATTAAAAGCTTTTCGTGGAGCGGCTGTGTTTTCAGGTATTTCAGGAACATCTATAAAACTATTTTGTTTCGTTCCTTTTCCATAATGTTCACTGCTAATTTCTTTTAATGCATTTATTAAAGCATCAATAGATTCTTGACTATCTCCAAAGGAACCTACAGCAAGTACATTATATAAATCTGATAATTCAACTTGAATATGATATTTTTCACATAAAAGCATATCTAGATCATAACCAGTTATATCTAAGCCCCTACAGTTAATGGTAATTTTTGTAGGATCTAAAGCGTATACTCCAGGTTTACCCAATAATTCCTTACCGAAGCAGTAAAAACCAGGAATTTTATTAATTTCATCTCTAGCATATGTTGCTAAATCTATAGCCTTATCTAAAAGTTCTTTGCCATTTAAAGCTATTTGTCTTCTAGAACAATCTAAAGAAGCCATTAATATATAAGATGGAGATGTAGTTTGAAGTAAACTTAATACTTGATGAACTCTATTTACATCTATTCTTTTAGACTTTACTTGAAGCAAAGAACATTGAGTTAAAGCACCTATTATTTTATGAGTACTTTGAGCACACATATCAGCTCCAGCTTCCATAGCAGATATAGGTAATCTATCATTAAAACCAAGGTGTGGTCCATGAGCTTCATCTACAATTAAAGGAATATTATAACTATGAACAATTTCGGCAATTCTTTTTATATCTGTAGACACACCATAATAAGTTGGATTTATTATCAA contains:
- a CDS encoding aminotransferase class I/II-fold pyridoxal phosphate-dependent enzyme; the protein is MYKLNQNQTPVFDALMEYVNRETIPFHVPGHKKGVGMDEAFKNFIGENPFKIDVTVFKLVDSLHHPTGAIKKAQELAADAYGSDAAFFSIHGTSGAIQAMILSVVGDGDKIIIPRNVHKSVTAGIILSGSVPVYMQPELDKKVGIAHNVTPETVENTLKENPDAKAVLIINPTYYGVSTDIKRIAEIVHSYNIPLIVDEAHGPHLGFNDRLPISAMEAGADMCAQSTHKIIGALTQCSLLQVKSKRIDVNRVHQVLSLLQTTSPSYILMASLDCSRRQIALNGKELLDKAIDLATYARDEINKIPGFYCFGKELLGKPGVYALDPTKITINCRGLDITGYDLDMLLCEKYHIQVELSDLYNVLAVGSFGDSQESIDALINALKEISSEHYGKGTKQNSFIDVPEIPENTAAPRKAFNGVKECVLLKDSVGKVSGEFLMAYPPGIPVLCPGEIITQEIVDYVERLKETGLYVQGTEDPEVEYIKIVK
- the dltC gene encoding D-alanine--poly(phosphoribitol) ligase subunit DltC; translated protein: MEQKILDILVDVCGDDEVIEDKDINLFDSGFLDSLGVIELLLQIEEVLNLKIQPTEITRQDIQTPNKVIELILKRV
- the dltD gene encoding D-alanyl-lipoteichoic acid biosynthesis protein DltD translates to MKRLVATFLGAILFFTSIFILNYSLEKKINKFYSDDISVIYGNTVKDKGIILQKESINRNDLIMYGSSELGVNIEQNPTNFFPNKGNKFVVDIIGRGNCQSLKHGINFGALENKLNNRKGVFVVSLQWFTDSGVEPDKFLMNFSEIQFYNIMHNKQVKKETKKKICNRVYNLIKGDKNFEHISIYCKLYNSDNPIKNALLIGMKPYYKLKELIARTEDNIKSYGLVMKYKDKNKSKSNNNLNDIQWNKEYDKAEKQGKEQANNNEFYIYNEYFNKYFKSKLRELKNGSQNTDILNSEEFEDLNLMLDICKDINFKPVFILMPTNGRWYDYIGVNKDKRVQFYKKASNIIRKKGFEVYSYEEYEYKPYFMKDGMHLGWKGWLTVDETISKYYKKD
- the dltB gene encoding D-alanyl-lipoteichoic acid biosynthesis protein DltB, with translation MIPYSNLLFFYIMFVLLIPAILLGIYEKPIKKYGLIVNMFMIFLFVKSNKIEWICLIAFYIGQIILVKAYIYIRKKTDNIWIMRTILLLSLIPLILVKFNRFITVRTIGFIGISYVTFRTIEILIEIYDGLIKDINLLEYTYFILFFPTVSSGPIDRFRRFKKDIHKKITRREYIEEFLSVGIRKIFIGVLYKFIMAALISNLWMDKIPKVHNLYNTLSYMYCYSLYLFFDFAGYSLMAIGAGYILGIKVPDNFNKPFISKDIKEFWNRWHMSLSFWFRDFIYTRFVMNSMRKKRFKSRYTSSYIGYFITMLVMGIWHGIYIHYLVYGLYEGILLAGTDYFQKNSKFYKKNKKKKWFKYLSVFITFNLVCFGLLIFSGYLYNK
- the dltA gene encoding D-alanine--poly(phosphoribitol) ligase subunit DltA, producing MDFLEKIDSYAETDRIAQIYKEDILTYKELKEKSDALACYFIEKLKDNKKPIIIYGHKNKEIIISFLACAKAGHAYIPVDTTFPVKRVYDIIENSDCKIVLNFSEEVIKYDDIEVINLNSIYNIFENFKEVKLEVDNKIKDEDLFYILYTSGSTGKPKGVKITKKCVENFVTWFQNECRIEEEYGTFMNQVSYSFDVSVISLYIGLSNGKTLYVIDKHMINNFQELFHNFSKSKISLWISTPSFLEMCIVDNKFNEELLPYLEKIVVAGEVLTKNLANKIFENFPKVKLINGYGPTETTVLVTSTEITKELIDKDESIPIGYCGKNIILNIKDENEKNIKEDCKKGELHVAGESVSTGYYNNDENTKTSFYNDYIDGNLVRVYKTGDLVYKKNGLLYYCGRKDFQVKLNGFRIELEDIEKNLLKIDFVENAIVLPVKKETKIVCLAAFVKLNKQFELKNFQIAMKIKDELNKLIPNYMVPRKIKIKEKFQLNVNGKIDRKLLLEEL